The following are from one region of the Eulemur rufifrons isolate Redbay chromosome 17, OSU_ERuf_1, whole genome shotgun sequence genome:
- the CCDC112 gene encoding coiled-coil domain-containing protein 112 has product MAALTTVVVAAAATAVAGAVAGAGAATGTGVGATPASQQNDGCFSTSGGIRSFHLQNWKQKVNRTKKAEFIRTAEKLKNQVINIEKDKHSHFYNQKGDFRIEHSMLEELENKLINSRKTERAKIQQQLAKIHNNVKKLQHQLKDVRPTPDFVEKLREMMEEIENAINTFKEEQRLIYEELIKEEKTTNNELSAISRKIDSWALGNSETEKAFRAISSKVPVDKVAPSTLPEEILDFEKFLQQTGGRQGGWDDYDHQNFVKVRNKHKGMPTFMEEVLEHLPGRTQDEVQQHEKWYQKFLALEERKKESIQKWKTKKQQKKEEIFKVKEKADNIPMTFHNKQENNQKQKEEQRKKQKLAVEAWKKQKSIEMSMKYASQLKEEEEKEKKQQKERQRQFKLKLLLESYTQQKKEQEEFLRLEKEIREKAEKAEKRKTAADEISRFQERDLHKLELKILDRQAKEDEKAEKQRRLLKLKEKVENHVSRDPSRLYKPTKVWEERTKNIGPTGSGPLLHIPHRAVPTWRQGI; this is encoded by the exons ATGGCTGCCTTGACGACGGTCGTGGTGGCGGCGGCAGCCACCGCGGTAGCCGGGGCTGTGGCGGGGGCGGGCGCGGCCACCGGGACGGGCGTGGGAGCGACGCCGGCGTCGCAACAG AATGATGGCTGTTTTAGTACTTCAGGTGGAATTCGTTCTTTTCACCTTCAAAATTGGAAGCAGAAAGTTAATCGAACTAAGAAAGCAGAATTCATACGCACagcagaaaagttgaaaaatca agttattaacatagaaaaagataaacacagtCATTTCTACAACCAAAAAGGTGACTTCAGAATTGAGCATAGTATGCTGgaagaattggaaaataaattgattaaCAGCAGGAAAACAGAAA GAGCAAAAATCCAGCAACAATTGGCCAAAATACATAACAATGTAAAGAAACTTCAGCATCAGTTAAAAGATGTGAGGCCCACACCTGATT ttgttGAGAAACTCAGAGAAATGatggaagaaattgaaaatgcaaTTAACACTTTTAAAGAAGAGCAGAGGTTGAT atatgaAGAGcttattaaagaagagaaaacaactaATAATGAGCTGAGTGCCATATCAAGAAAAATTGACTCCTGGGCTTTGGGTAATTCAGAAACAGAGAAAGCGTTCAGAGCAATCTCAAGCAAAGTTCCTGTAGACAAAGTAGCACCAAGTACCCTTCCAGAAGAAATACTAGATTTTGAAAAATTCCTTCAGCAAACAGGAGGGCGACAAGGGGGCTGGGATGATTATGATCACCAGAACTTTGTCAAGGTGAGAAACAAACATAAAGGGATGCCAACATTTATGGAAGAAGTTCTAGAACACCTTCCTGGAAGAACACAAGATGAAGTTCAACAGCATGAGAAATGGTATCAAAAGTTTCTGGctctagaagaaagaaaaaaagag tcAATTCAGAAGTGGAAAACTAAAAAGcagcaaaaaaaggaagaaattttcaaGGTAAAGGAAAAGGCAGACAACATACCCATGACTTTCcataataaacaagaaaataatcaaaaacaaaaagaggaacaaagaaagaaacagaaattggcAGTTGAAGcttggaaaaaacagaaaagtatagaAATGTCAATGAAATATGCCTCCCAgttaaaagaagaggaagagaaagagaaaaagcagcagAAAGAGCGCCAACGCCAGTTTAAACTGAAATTATTACTGGAAAGTTATacccagcagaagaaagaacaggAAGAATTTTTGAGGCTTGAAAAGGAGATAagggaaaaggcagaaaaggcagaaaaaaggaaaactgctGCTGATGAAATTTCCAGGTTTCAAGAAAGA gattTACATAAACTTGAATTGAAAATTCTAGATAGACAGgcaaaggaagatgaaaaagcagaaaaacaaagaagactgttaaaattaaaagaaaag GTTGAAAACCATGTTAGTAGAGACCCCTCTAGGCTTTACAAACCTACCAAAGTTTGGGAAGAACGAACCAAAAATATAGGACCAACAGGCTCTGGACCACTTCTACATATCCCACAtag ggCTGTTCCAACCTGGAGACAAGGAATATAA